In a genomic window of Solidesulfovibrio fructosivorans JJ]:
- the def gene encoding peptide deformylase, translating to MLLEILKYPHPILAAKSEPVPGVTPEIRQLADDMAETMYANQGVGLAAPQVGRSIRLVVIDLSGPDKREERINLVNPVITKAEGEQEDDEGCLSVRDYRANVKRAATVTVCATDLDGNPFCLEADGLLAVCLQHEIDHLDGVLFIDHISRLKRAMYDKRVKRWAKQKLQQQTDRKDS from the coding sequence ATGCTCTTGGAAATACTCAAATACCCGCATCCGATCCTGGCCGCCAAGTCGGAGCCGGTGCCCGGGGTCACGCCCGAAATTCGCCAACTGGCGGACGACATGGCCGAGACCATGTACGCCAACCAGGGCGTCGGACTGGCTGCGCCCCAGGTCGGACGCTCCATCCGGCTGGTGGTCATCGACCTGTCCGGGCCGGACAAGCGCGAAGAGCGCATCAACCTGGTCAACCCGGTCATCACCAAGGCGGAAGGCGAACAGGAGGACGACGAGGGCTGCCTGTCGGTGCGGGACTACCGCGCCAACGTCAAGCGGGCGGCCACGGTGACCGTTTGCGCCACCGATCTCGACGGAAACCCTTTTTGCCTTGAGGCCGACGGCCTTTTGGCCGTATGTCTCCAACACGAGATCGATCATCTCGACGGCGTGCTTTTTATCGACCACATCAGTCGGCTCAAGCGCGCCATGTACGACAAGCGGGTGAAACGATGGGCCAAGCAGAAGCTCCAGCAGCAGACGGACCGGAAAGACTCGTAG
- a CDS encoding DUF116 domain-containing protein, whose protein sequence is MERNEPSRKRLFIGLLCGTGLAVCVLLALVWAVPYVGLANIHPLAPLLMGVVFAAAIVVVLWATVGLALSVALGRSFLGSDHLRGVMAKVFLPLMTIFARLLHISKSRVRSSFIKVNNELVAAEHKRYDPSEVLVLLPHCLQSSRCLRRLTYDINNCKRCGQCPVDGLLTLSEAYGVHIAIATGGTIARRIVVQKRPRLILAVACERDLSSGIQDTYPIPVYGVLNERPNGPCLDTQVPLPHLESALRFFLVNGEAKSPVFDRFTGRAPLGAPISAMGGSH, encoded by the coding sequence GTGGAACGAAACGAACCCTCGAGAAAGCGCCTTTTCATCGGGCTTCTGTGCGGCACGGGGTTGGCCGTGTGCGTGCTTTTGGCCCTTGTCTGGGCCGTGCCCTACGTGGGCCTGGCCAATATCCATCCCCTGGCCCCCTTGTTGATGGGCGTGGTTTTCGCCGCCGCCATCGTGGTCGTGTTGTGGGCCACGGTGGGGCTCGCCCTAAGCGTCGCCCTGGGCCGGTCGTTTCTCGGCTCGGACCATCTGCGCGGTGTCATGGCCAAGGTGTTTTTGCCGCTGATGACCATTTTCGCCCGGCTGTTGCACATTTCCAAAAGCCGGGTGCGCAGCTCGTTCATCAAGGTCAACAACGAGCTCGTGGCCGCCGAGCACAAACGCTACGACCCCTCGGAAGTCCTCGTGCTCCTGCCCCACTGCCTCCAGTCCAGCCGCTGCCTGCGCCGGCTGACCTACGACATCAACAACTGCAAGCGTTGCGGCCAGTGCCCGGTGGACGGGCTGCTCACCCTGTCCGAGGCCTACGGCGTGCATATCGCCATCGCCACCGGCGGCACCATCGCCCGGCGCATCGTGGTCCAGAAGCGGCCGCGCCTGATTCTGGCCGTGGCCTGCGAGCGGGATCTCAGTAGCGGCATCCAGGACACCTATCCCATCCCGGTCTACGGCGTGCTCAACGAGCGCCCCAACGGCCCCTGTCTGGATACCCAGGTGCCCCTGCCGCATCTGGAATCGGCCTTGCGCTTTTTCCTGGTCAACGGCGAGGCGAAAAGCCCCGTTTTCGACCGGTTTACCGGACGGGCGCCCCTTGGCGCGCCCATTTCCGCCATGGGCGGGTCGCATTGA
- the fmt gene encoding methionyl-tRNA formyltransferase, with amino-acid sequence MGTPQFAATVLEHLLESDDVRVAAVYTQPDRPCGRGKKCHVGPVKELALEKGLPIHQPESFRDPAAVDILAAYKPDILVVAAYGMILPQAVLDIPRLMPINVHASLLPAWRGAAPIERAIAAGDQLTGVTIMRMVAALDAGPMIMQRALAIGAGDTAGELRAELADLGGRVLAHCLKRLRVGGVPMVEQDPDKVTYAKKIDKAEAFIDWSRPAREVHNLIRAMTPHPGAFFFWRPAPDKPALRIIAHPGKVGCPLPPGAKPGDILGVMDCHLGVACADAVYLIPTVVPAGKRPMDAQAFSCGYLGKCEDDAMAVCGPPEAS; translated from the coding sequence ATGGGCACGCCGCAGTTTGCGGCCACGGTCCTGGAGCATCTGCTGGAAAGCGACGACGTGCGCGTGGCCGCCGTCTACACCCAGCCCGACCGTCCCTGCGGCCGGGGCAAGAAGTGCCATGTCGGCCCGGTCAAGGAGCTGGCCCTGGAAAAGGGGCTGCCCATCCACCAGCCCGAGTCCTTCAGGGACCCGGCGGCGGTGGACATCCTGGCCGCCTACAAGCCGGACATCCTGGTCGTCGCCGCCTACGGCATGATCCTGCCTCAGGCCGTGCTCGACATCCCCCGGCTCATGCCCATAAACGTCCATGCCTCGCTGCTGCCGGCCTGGCGCGGCGCGGCCCCCATCGAGCGGGCCATCGCCGCCGGCGATCAGCTCACGGGCGTGACCATCATGCGCATGGTGGCGGCGCTCGACGCCGGCCCCATGATCATGCAGCGGGCCCTGGCCATCGGCGCGGGCGATACCGCCGGGGAACTTCGGGCCGAACTGGCCGACCTCGGCGGCCGGGTGCTTGCGCACTGCCTCAAACGGCTGCGCGTCGGCGGGGTGCCCATGGTCGAGCAGGACCCGGACAAGGTCACCTACGCCAAGAAGATCGACAAGGCCGAGGCGTTTATCGACTGGTCGCGCCCGGCCCGGGAAGTCCATAACCTGATCCGGGCCATGACGCCCCATCCCGGCGCTTTTTTCTTCTGGCGTCCCGCCCCGGACAAACCGGCCCTGCGCATCATCGCCCATCCGGGCAAGGTGGGCTGCCCGCTGCCGCCCGGGGCCAAGCCCGGCGACATCCTGGGCGTCATGGACTGCCATCTGGGCGTGGCCTGCGCCGATGCCGTCTATCTCATCCCCACAGTGGTCCCGGCCGGAAAACGGCCCATGGATGCCCAGGCTTTTTCCTGCGGCTACCTCGGCAAGTGCGAGGACGACGCCATGGCCGTATGCGGCCCGCCTGAGGCGTCCTGA